The following coding sequences are from one Streptomyces sp. NBC_01294 window:
- a CDS encoding DUF3068 domain-containing protein, whose translation MRRRASLVLLALAVFCAALAPLLRWYAYPRLAKIPPSQYQEMVLEAKDATLLDYTGGMQPKKVDKVTIVQTLKGNVEASKEIESSAGKDVVVWDTLSYIIGPDGKMVSQIPERYIFDAHTQDPVHATGEMVDGDPVKREGIEFKWPFFTEPRDYLYFDAQTRTSSPIHYVGPRTFKGMDVYYFEQTIPWTKVAMPKKMPIEGIDPATIEAATGTTLWYTAKVRFWVDPVTGAPVNAEQDIQQEMRGGIAAGGPDGKLTAFAGHVTMREDYSDYTVELVKSNRMKVLALHTYAPIGLGTGGLALLGLALWLEARGRRVREEGQGQGEGISV comes from the coding sequence ATGCGACGCAGAGCGAGCCTCGTCCTGCTTGCCCTCGCCGTGTTCTGCGCGGCCCTCGCACCGCTGCTGCGCTGGTACGCGTACCCCCGTCTCGCCAAGATCCCGCCGAGCCAGTACCAGGAGATGGTCCTGGAGGCGAAGGACGCGACCCTCCTCGACTACACCGGCGGCATGCAGCCGAAGAAGGTCGACAAGGTCACGATCGTCCAGACCCTCAAGGGCAACGTGGAGGCGTCGAAGGAGATCGAGTCGAGCGCCGGCAAGGACGTCGTGGTCTGGGACACGCTGTCCTACATCATCGGCCCCGACGGCAAGATGGTCTCCCAGATCCCCGAGCGCTACATCTTCGACGCGCACACCCAGGACCCGGTGCACGCCACCGGGGAGATGGTCGACGGGGACCCGGTCAAGCGCGAGGGCATCGAGTTCAAGTGGCCGTTCTTCACCGAGCCGCGCGACTACCTGTACTTCGACGCGCAGACCCGCACCTCCTCGCCGATCCACTACGTCGGGCCGCGCACGTTCAAGGGCATGGACGTCTACTACTTTGAGCAGACCATCCCGTGGACCAAGGTCGCGATGCCGAAGAAGATGCCGATCGAGGGCATCGACCCGGCGACGATCGAGGCGGCCACCGGCACCACCCTCTGGTACACCGCCAAGGTGAGGTTCTGGGTCGACCCGGTGACGGGGGCGCCGGTCAACGCCGAGCAGGACATCCAGCAGGAGATGCGCGGCGGCATCGCGGCGGGCGGCCCCGACGGCAAGCTGACCGCCTTCGCCGGGCACGTGACGATGCGCGAGGACTACTCCGACTACACGGTCGAGCTGGTCAAGTCGAACCGCATGAAGGTCCTCGCGCTGCACACCTACGCGCCGATCGGCCTGGGGACCGGCGGGCTCGCGCTGCTGGGGCTGGCGCTGTGGCTGGAGGCCCGCGGCCGCCGCGTGCGGGAGGAAGGGCAAGGGCAGGGGGAAGGGATCAGCGTCTGA
- a CDS encoding PAC2 family protein: protein MLDPQGLYEWDAKGLAVADLAVAQDSAGLVMLYHFEGYIDAGEAGEQIVERLLDTLPHQVVARFDADRLVDYRARRPLLTFQRDRWTEFEEPRLEVRLVQDATGAPFLLLSGPEPDVEWERFSVAVRQIVERLGVRLSVNFHGIPMGVPHTRPVGITPHGNRTDLMPGHRSPFDEAQVPGSAESLVEFRLGQAGHDVLGVAAHVPHYVARSPYPDAALTVLEAITAATGLVLPAVAHALRTEAHRTQTEIDRQIREGDEELIGLVQGLEHQYDAVAGAETRGNMIAEPAELPSADELGREFERFLAEREGEG, encoded by the coding sequence GTGCTTGATCCACAGGGTTTGTACGAATGGGACGCCAAGGGCCTGGCGGTGGCCGATCTGGCGGTTGCCCAGGACTCGGCCGGGCTGGTCATGCTGTACCACTTCGAGGGGTACATCGACGCGGGTGAGGCCGGGGAGCAGATCGTCGAACGGCTCCTGGACACCCTGCCCCACCAGGTGGTCGCGCGCTTCGACGCGGACCGGCTGGTGGACTACCGGGCGCGCCGCCCGCTGCTGACCTTCCAGCGCGACCGGTGGACGGAGTTCGAGGAGCCGAGGCTGGAGGTCCGGCTCGTCCAGGACGCCACCGGAGCGCCCTTCCTGCTGCTGTCCGGCCCGGAGCCGGATGTGGAGTGGGAGCGCTTCTCCGTTGCCGTCCGGCAGATCGTCGAGCGCCTCGGGGTCCGGCTCTCGGTCAACTTCCACGGCATCCCGATGGGCGTCCCGCACACCCGCCCCGTGGGCATCACCCCGCACGGCAACCGGACCGACCTCATGCCGGGCCACCGCAGCCCCTTCGACGAGGCGCAGGTGCCGGGCAGCGCGGAGTCCCTGGTGGAGTTCCGGCTGGGGCAGGCCGGGCACGACGTGCTGGGCGTCGCCGCACACGTACCGCACTACGTCGCGCGTTCCCCGTACCCGGACGCCGCGCTGACGGTGCTGGAGGCGATCACCGCGGCGACCGGGCTGGTGCTGCCGGCCGTGGCGCACGCGCTGCGCACCGAGGCGCACCGCACGCAGACGGAGATCGACCGGCAGATCCGGGAGGGCGACGAGGAGCTGATCGGCCTGGTGCAGGGGCTGGAGCACCAGTACGACGCGGTCGCCGGAGCCGAGACGCGGGGCAACATGATCGCCGAGCCGGCGGAGCTTCCGTCGGCGGACGAGCTGG
- the rpsA gene encoding 30S ribosomal protein S1 — MTSSTETTATTPQVAVNDIGDADAFLAAIDETIKYFNDGDIVDGVIVKVDRDEVLLDIGYKTEGVIPSRELSIKHDVDPNEVVKVGDEIEALVLQKEDKEGRLILSKKRAQYERAWGTIEKIKEEDGIVTGTVIEVVKGGLILDIGLRGFLPASLVEMRRVRDLQPYVGKELEAKIIELDKNRNNVVLSRRAWLEQTQSEVRQTFLTTLQKGQVRSGVVSSIVNFGAFVDLGGVDGLVHVSELSWKHIDHPSEVVEVGQEVTVEVLDVDMDRERVSLSLKATQEDPWQQFARTHQIGQVVPGKVTKLVPFGAFVRVDEGIEGLVHISELAERHVEIPEQVVQVNDEIFVKVIDIDLERRRISLSLKQANESFGADPASVEFDPTLYGMAASYDDQGNYIYPEGFDPETNDWLEGFDKQREAWETQYAEAQQRFEQHQAQVIKSREADEAAAAEGAAAPAASGGNAGAGISGGSYSSESDETSGALASDEALAALREKLAGGQS, encoded by the coding sequence ATGACGAGCAGCACCGAGACCACCGCCACCACTCCGCAGGTTGCGGTCAACGACATCGGCGACGCGGACGCGTTCCTCGCGGCCATCGACGAGACGATCAAGTACTTCAACGATGGCGACATCGTCGACGGCGTCATCGTCAAGGTTGACCGGGACGAGGTTCTCCTCGACATCGGTTACAAGACCGAAGGTGTCATCCCGAGCCGCGAGCTCTCGATCAAGCACGACGTCGACCCGAACGAGGTCGTCAAGGTCGGCGACGAGATCGAGGCCCTGGTTCTCCAGAAGGAGGACAAGGAAGGCCGCCTGATCCTCTCGAAGAAGCGCGCTCAGTACGAGCGTGCCTGGGGCACCATCGAGAAGATCAAGGAAGAAGACGGCATCGTCACCGGTACCGTCATCGAGGTCGTCAAGGGTGGTCTCATCCTCGACATCGGCCTCCGCGGCTTCCTGCCGGCCTCTCTCGTCGAGATGCGTCGCGTCCGCGACCTCCAGCCCTACGTGGGCAAGGAGCTCGAGGCGAAGATCATCGAGCTGGACAAGAACCGCAACAACGTGGTCCTGTCCCGCCGCGCCTGGCTCGAGCAGACCCAGTCCGAGGTTCGCCAGACGTTCCTCACCACCCTGCAGAAGGGTCAGGTCCGCTCCGGCGTCGTTTCCTCGATCGTCAACTTCGGTGCCTTCGTGGACCTGGGCGGCGTCGACGGTCTCGTGCACGTCTCCGAGCTGTCCTGGAAGCACATCGACCACCCGTCCGAGGTTGTCGAGGTCGGCCAGGAGGTCACCGTCGAGGTTCTCGACGTTGACATGGACCGCGAGCGTGTCTCCCTGTCGCTGAAGGCGACGCAGGAGGACCCGTGGCAGCAGTTCGCCCGGACCCACCAGATCGGTCAGGTCGTCCCGGGTAAGGTCACCAAGCTGGTTCCGTTCGGTGCGTTCGTCCGCGTGGACGAGGGCATCGAGGGTCTGGTCCACATCTCCGAGCTGGCCGAGCGCCACGTGGAGATCCCGGAGCAGGTCGTCCAGGTCAACGACGAGATCTTCGTCAAGGTCATCGACATCGACCTTGAGCGTCGCCGGATCTCGCTGTCGCTGAAGCAGGCCAACGAGTCCTTCGGTGCCGACCCGGCGTCGGTCGAGTTCGACCCGACCCTGTACGGCATGGCCGCGTCTTACGACGACCAGGGCAACTACATCTACCCCGAGGGCTTCGACCCCGAGACCAACGACTGGCTCGAGGGCTTCGACAAGCAGCGCGAGGCCTGGGAGACCCAGTACGCCGAGGCGCAGCAGCGCTTCGAGCAGCACCAGGCTCAGGTCATCAAGAGCCGCGAGGCCGACGAGGCCGCTGCTGCCGAGGGTGCTGCCGCCCCGGCCGCCAGTGGTGGCAACGCCGGTGCGGGCATCTCGGGTGGTTCCTACTCCTCGGAGTCGGACGAGACCTCTGGCGCCCTGGCGTCGGACGAGGCCCTGGCCGCGCTCCGCGAGAAGCTGGCCGGCGGCCAGAGCTGA
- a CDS encoding ATP-dependent RNA helicase: MIRQAALDSLPVREAVPALVSALDDHGTAVLCAPPGTGKTTLVPLVLAGLVGGGPRRRVVVAEPRRIAARAAARRMAWLLGEQVGGSVGFTVRGERVAGPGTVVEVVTTGVLLQRLQRDQELAGVDVVVLDECHERHLDADTVAAFLLDVRENLRPELRLVAASATTDAAAWARVLGHGGPGDAPVVEAAGVSYPVETVWAPPARPVRPPHGMRVDPAQLTHVASVVRRALAEREGDVLCFLPGVGEIARVAGQLGGVDAEVLQVHGRAPAAVQDAALTASDHRRVILATAVAESSLTVPGVRVVVDSGLAREPRVDHARGLGALATVRASRAAGRQRAGRAGREAPGAVYRCWTEAEDGRLPAFPSPEIRIADLAQFALQAACWGDPDAAGLALPDPPPAGAMAAAREVLVAVGAVDAAGRPTARGLRMARLGLHPRLARALLDGTAALGARRAAEVVALLSEEPPREYGDDLAAAWRRARAGGDGYVSRWRAEARRLERAAAERNPAGLSPTPPLPETVGSAPSPPSRGSAPDPAGAVFSASPAFEARGPGRSPGLSASPAFEARGPGRSPGSGAAPDDGAAGLIAALAFPERVAKAKGEGAFLMASGTAAELGDGSGLRRAPWLAVAVADRAPHSASARVRLAAVIDEETARAAAAHLRTDTEEVHWEDGDVVARAAQRLGAIELAVRPLRTPDPALVRAALLDGLRDEGLGLLRWSPDAQALRARLGFLHRTLGGAWPAVEEDGTLLDRADDWLEPELSRARRRADLGRIDAGQALNRLLPWATGEAARLDELAPERLEVPSGSRIRVDYSAEQPVLAVKLQELFGLAETPRVAGVPVLVHLLSPAGRPAAVTADLASFWQGGYRAVRAELRGRYPKHPWPEDPATAEPTRHTNARLRR; this comes from the coding sequence TTGATACGCCAGGCCGCCCTCGACTCCCTTCCCGTACGGGAGGCCGTGCCCGCGCTCGTCTCCGCACTGGACGACCACGGCACCGCGGTGCTCTGCGCCCCGCCCGGCACCGGCAAGACCACCCTGGTGCCGCTGGTGCTCGCGGGTCTCGTGGGCGGCGGGCCGCGCCGCCGGGTCGTCGTCGCCGAGCCCCGGCGGATCGCCGCCCGGGCCGCCGCGCGGCGGATGGCCTGGCTGCTGGGCGAGCAGGTCGGCGGCTCGGTGGGCTTCACGGTGCGCGGCGAGCGGGTGGCCGGCCCCGGCACGGTGGTGGAGGTGGTGACCACCGGAGTGCTGCTCCAGCGGCTCCAGCGCGACCAGGAGCTGGCCGGCGTGGACGTGGTCGTCCTGGACGAGTGCCACGAGCGGCACCTGGACGCGGACACGGTCGCCGCCTTCCTCCTCGACGTACGGGAGAACCTGCGCCCCGAGCTGCGGCTCGTGGCGGCCTCGGCGACGACCGACGCCGCCGCGTGGGCCCGGGTCCTGGGTCACGGGGGCCCGGGTGACGCGCCGGTGGTGGAGGCCGCGGGGGTCTCGTACCCGGTGGAGACCGTCTGGGCCCCGCCGGCCCGCCCGGTGCGGCCCCCGCACGGGATGCGGGTCGATCCGGCGCAGCTGACCCACGTGGCCTCGGTCGTGCGGCGGGCCCTGGCGGAGCGCGAGGGCGACGTCCTGTGCTTCCTGCCCGGAGTCGGGGAGATCGCCCGGGTCGCCGGGCAGCTGGGCGGGGTGGACGCGGAGGTGCTCCAGGTCCACGGCCGGGCCCCGGCCGCCGTGCAGGACGCGGCGCTGACGGCCTCGGACCACCGCCGGGTGATCCTCGCGACGGCCGTCGCGGAGTCGAGCCTGACCGTCCCCGGGGTGCGCGTGGTGGTGGACTCGGGGCTGGCCCGCGAGCCGCGCGTGGACCATGCGCGGGGGCTGGGCGCGCTGGCGACCGTACGGGCGTCCCGCGCGGCCGGGCGCCAGCGGGCGGGACGGGCCGGGCGCGAGGCGCCCGGCGCGGTGTACCGCTGCTGGACGGAGGCGGAGGACGGCCGGCTGCCCGCGTTCCCGTCGCCGGAGATCCGCATCGCCGACCTGGCGCAGTTCGCCCTGCAGGCCGCGTGCTGGGGCGACCCGGACGCGGCCGGGCTGGCGCTGCCGGACCCGCCGCCGGCGGGAGCCATGGCGGCGGCGCGCGAGGTGCTGGTGGCCGTCGGCGCGGTGGACGCGGCCGGGCGGCCCACCGCGCGGGGGCTGCGGATGGCCCGGCTGGGGCTGCACCCGCGGCTGGCGCGTGCGCTGCTGGACGGCACGGCCGCGCTCGGTGCCCGCCGGGCGGCGGAGGTGGTGGCCCTGCTGAGCGAGGAGCCGCCGCGGGAGTACGGGGACGACCTGGCCGCGGCCTGGCGCCGGGCCCGCGCGGGGGGCGACGGCTACGTGTCCCGCTGGCGGGCGGAGGCCAGGCGCTTGGAGCGCGCCGCCGCGGAACGAAACCCTGCTGGGCTCTCCCCCACCCCGCCCCTTCCCGAAACTGTGGGCTCCGCCCCCAGCCCCCCGTCCCGGGGCTCCGCCCCGGACCCGGCGGGGGCTGTCTTTTCAGCCTCGCCGGCGTTTGAGGCGCGGGGTCCGGGGCGGAGCCCCGGTCTTTCAGCCTCGCCGGCGTTTGAGGCGCGGGGTCCGGGGCGGAGCCCCGGCAGCGGCGCGGCACCCGACGATGGCGCCGCCGGGCTGATCGCGGCCCTCGCGTTCCCCGAGCGGGTCGCCAAGGCCAAGGGCGAGGGGGCCTTCCTCATGGCCTCCGGCACCGCGGCCGAGCTCGGCGACGGCTCGGGCCTGCGCCGCGCACCCTGGCTGGCCGTCGCCGTCGCCGACCGCGCCCCCCACTCCGCCTCCGCACGGGTCCGGCTGGCCGCCGTCATCGACGAGGAGACCGCCCGGGCCGCCGCCGCACACCTCCGCACGGACACCGAGGAGGTGCACTGGGAGGACGGCGACGTGGTCGCCCGCGCGGCGCAGCGGCTCGGGGCGATCGAGCTGGCCGTACGGCCCCTGCGCACCCCCGACCCGGCGCTCGTGCGGGCCGCCCTGCTCGACGGGCTGCGCGACGAGGGCCTCGGCCTGCTGCGCTGGTCCCCGGACGCGCAGGCGCTGCGGGCCCGGCTGGGCTTCCTGCACCGGACGCTCGGCGGCGCGTGGCCCGCCGTGGAAGAGGACGGCACGCTGCTGGACCGGGCCGACGACTGGCTGGAGCCCGAGCTGTCGCGGGCCCGGCGTCGCGCGGACCTCGGGCGGATCGACGCCGGGCAGGCCCTGAACCGGCTGCTGCCGTGGGCGACCGGTGAGGCCGCCCGGCTGGACGAGCTGGCTCCGGAGCGCCTCGAAGTGCCCAGCGGATCCCGGATCCGGGTGGACTACTCCGCCGAGCAGCCGGTGCTCGCGGTGAAGCTCCAGGAGCTGTTCGGGCTGGCCGAGACACCGCGCGTGGCGGGCGTACCGGTGCTGGTGCACCTGCTGTCGCCCGCCGGCAGGCCCGCGGCCGTCACCGCCGACCTGGCCTCCTTCTGGCAGGGCGGCTACCGCGCCGTCCGCGCCGAGCTGCGCGGCCGCTACCCCAAACACCCCTGGCCGGAGGACCCGGCGACCGCCGAGCCCACCCGCCACACCAACGCCCGGCTCAGACGCTGA
- a CDS encoding class I SAM-dependent methyltransferase — protein sequence MNQEDYASEDANGADPGSVEDAQATRRDAGEAESSRASRGWWDRNADEYQSEHGAFLGDDRFVWGPEGLDEADAALLGPAASLKDKDVLEIGAGAAQCSRWLAARGARPVALDLSHRQLQHALRIGDDVPLVEADAGRLPFRDGSFDLACSAYGAVPFVADPVTVMREVHRVLRPGGRWVFSVTHPVRWAFPDEPGPEGLSVAASYFDRTPYVEQDEEGRAVYVEHHRTLGDRVRDVVAGGFRLLDLVEPEWPEWNHQEWGGWSPLRGNLIPGTAIFVCERD from the coding sequence ATGAACCAAGAGGACTACGCCTCCGAAGACGCAAACGGAGCCGATCCGGGCTCCGTGGAAGACGCCCAGGCCACACGGCGTGACGCGGGGGAAGCGGAGAGCAGCCGGGCGAGCCGCGGATGGTGGGACCGCAACGCCGACGAGTACCAGAGCGAGCACGGCGCCTTCCTCGGCGACGACCGCTTCGTCTGGGGCCCCGAAGGACTGGACGAGGCGGACGCGGCCCTCCTCGGCCCCGCCGCCTCCCTCAAGGACAAGGACGTCCTGGAGATCGGCGCCGGCGCCGCCCAGTGCTCGCGCTGGCTGGCCGCCCGGGGCGCCCGCCCGGTCGCCCTCGACCTCTCCCACCGCCAGCTCCAGCACGCCCTGCGCATCGGCGACGACGTCCCCCTGGTCGAGGCCGACGCCGGGCGGCTCCCCTTCCGGGACGGCTCCTTCGACCTCGCCTGCTCCGCCTACGGCGCCGTCCCCTTCGTCGCCGACCCCGTCACCGTCATGCGCGAGGTGCACCGCGTCCTGCGCCCCGGCGGCCGCTGGGTCTTCTCCGTCACCCACCCCGTCCGCTGGGCCTTCCCCGACGAGCCCGGCCCCGAGGGGCTGTCCGTCGCCGCCTCCTACTTCGACCGCACCCCGTACGTGGAGCAGGACGAGGAGGGGCGCGCGGTGTACGTCGAGCACCACCGCACCCTCGGCGACCGGGTCCGCGACGTGGTGGCGGGCGGATTCCGCCTGCTCGACCTGGTCGAGCCGGAGTGGCCCGAGTGGAACCACCAGGAGTGGGGCGGCTGGTCCCCGCTGCGCGGCAACCTGATCCCCGGTACGGCGATCTTCGTGTGCGAGAGGGACTGA
- a CDS encoding SPW_0924 family protein, whose amino-acid sequence MRAFVAAAIGLAAALALVFAITAFGVPEGETSPKPLLTTAPPAPGK is encoded by the coding sequence ATGCGCGCATTCGTCGCCGCCGCCATCGGCCTCGCGGCCGCGCTGGCCCTCGTGTTCGCCATCACGGCGTTCGGGGTGCCCGAAGGCGAGACCTCACCCAAGCCCCTGCTCACCACCGCGCCCCCCGCGCCCGGAAAGTAG